In Nitratireductor basaltis, the following are encoded in one genomic region:
- a CDS encoding DUF58 domain-containing protein, with translation MAPIGQIAEPVETRDALARARQRASLVPDLLVDARRVANNVIAGWHGRRRRGIGENFWQFRPYTEGEAVSRIDWRRSARDEHLYVRDREWEAAHTVWLWADRSPSMRFQSKAATVSKESRALVLALSLAELLSRSGERIAWPGLTDPFSARNGAERLAHHLVHASEEDEFPDLGTVKRFSDVVLVSDFLDTPEETMRRLDVLARTGARAHLIEVADPAEETFPYSGRTEFRDPETGAKLTAGRAETLAEDYRNLYTARRDTLSRWCKKIGWSYTVNHTDRLASEALVSVHTALSVDAGFGA, from the coding sequence ATGGCGCCCATCGGCCAGATTGCAGAACCGGTAGAAACAAGGGATGCGCTTGCGCGTGCACGCCAACGCGCCTCGCTGGTGCCGGATCTTCTGGTCGATGCCAGGCGGGTCGCAAACAATGTCATCGCAGGCTGGCACGGCCGCCGCCGCCGCGGCATTGGCGAGAATTTCTGGCAGTTCCGCCCCTATACCGAAGGTGAAGCCGTCTCCCGCATCGACTGGCGGCGCTCCGCCCGCGACGAGCATCTTTATGTGCGCGACCGCGAATGGGAGGCAGCGCATACGGTGTGGCTTTGGGCCGACCGGTCGCCCTCCATGCGGTTTCAGTCGAAAGCGGCGACCGTTTCGAAAGAGAGCCGCGCGCTGGTTCTGGCATTATCACTTGCCGAATTGCTCTCACGCAGCGGCGAGCGCATCGCCTGGCCCGGCCTGACGGACCCTTTCTCGGCTCGCAACGGGGCCGAGCGCCTCGCGCATCATCTCGTTCATGCATCTGAGGAAGACGAATTTCCCGATCTGGGAACCGTCAAACGCTTCTCCGACGTCGTGCTTGTCAGCGATTTTCTCGACACGCCCGAAGAAACCATGCGCCGGCTCGATGTGCTGGCACGTACGGGCGCGCGCGCTCATCTGATCGAGGTAGCTGACCCGGCGGAAGAGACATTCCCCTATTCCGGCCGCACCGAGTTCCGTGATCCCGAGACCGGCGCGAAACTGACTGCAGGACGTGCGGAGACGCTGGCCGAAGACTACCGCAACCTCTACACCGCGCGCCGCGACACGCTCTCGCGCTGGTGCAAGAAGATCGGCTGGAGCTACACGGTCAATCATACGGACCGCCTTGCCTCCGAGGCATTGGTCTCGGTTCACACCGCGCTGTCGGTCGATGCGGGCTTCGGCGCATGA
- a CDS encoding membrane protein: MNLSISFEPLFSFTTLAIVLVPFLLIAGAGLVLGQRGALLRMAALGALALALFNPVLLDEEREPLSSVVAVVLDQSQSQEIGERSQTARAALEGLKERLSRFGQFELRVAETTSDNAQERTQTRAFEALEGLLRDVPPSRVAGSIMITDGQVHDVPENANGLSGPLHALITGEEDEKDRRIRFERAPRFGIVDKPLEMTYRVLSSGDETGPVEVEIFVNGELVAIEQASIGQEMPLEVTIPRAGRNIVQLSIAPEPDELTDANNRAVALVDGIRENLRVLLVSGEPHSGERTWRNLLKSDASVDLVHFTILRPPEKQDGTPINELSLIAFPTRELFVEKIEDFDLIIFDRYQHRDVLPILYYDYIAEYVENGGALLIAAGPEFSGEESVARTPLIGALPALPSGEVIEEGFFPRLSETGQRHPVTRGLEGSASEPPRWSRWFRIIGVDDVDGQSVMEGPDERPLLVLNRRGEGRVGMFLSDQGWLWARGFEGGGPHVALYRRIAHWLMKEPELEEERLTADGRGMVLEVRRQTMEDEAPTAVITTPGGETRELSLNESEPGLFEGQMETDEIGLYEIQNGDLSALAHVGPVNAPEFADTVSTEEVLRPVAEASGGSVRRIEGGLSGLSLPNIVPVRNSISNASGRDWLGLKTTNDSVLKSVRRVPLFAGFFGLALLLMALGSTWWREGR; the protein is encoded by the coding sequence ATGAACCTTTCCATCAGCTTCGAGCCGCTTTTCTCCTTCACCACGCTGGCCATCGTGCTGGTGCCTTTCCTTCTGATCGCGGGCGCGGGCCTCGTGCTTGGGCAACGCGGCGCATTGCTGCGCATGGCAGCTCTGGGAGCATTGGCGCTGGCGCTATTCAATCCGGTCCTGCTTGACGAAGAGCGCGAGCCCTTGTCGAGCGTCGTTGCCGTTGTTCTGGACCAAAGCCAAAGCCAGGAGATCGGCGAGCGTTCGCAGACCGCGCGTGCAGCACTTGAAGGCCTGAAAGAGCGCCTTTCCCGCTTCGGCCAGTTCGAGCTGCGCGTGGCAGAGACCACCAGCGACAATGCACAGGAACGAACGCAGACGCGCGCCTTCGAAGCGCTTGAAGGTCTGTTGCGCGACGTGCCGCCTTCGCGGGTTGCCGGCTCCATCATGATCACCGATGGCCAGGTGCATGACGTGCCCGAGAACGCTAACGGGTTGTCGGGTCCGCTGCACGCCCTCATCACCGGTGAGGAGGACGAGAAGGACCGCCGCATCCGGTTTGAACGCGCGCCACGCTTTGGCATTGTCGACAAGCCGCTGGAGATGACCTACCGCGTGCTTTCCAGCGGTGATGAGACCGGCCCGGTGGAGGTCGAGATCTTCGTGAATGGAGAGCTGGTGGCGATCGAACAGGCCAGTATCGGCCAGGAAATGCCGCTGGAAGTCACCATCCCACGCGCCGGACGCAACATTGTCCAGCTTTCCATTGCGCCGGAACCCGATGAACTCACCGATGCGAACAACCGCGCTGTCGCGCTGGTTGACGGCATCCGTGAAAATTTGCGCGTGCTTCTCGTTTCCGGCGAGCCGCATTCGGGCGAGCGCACCTGGCGCAATCTGCTGAAGTCGGACGCTTCCGTCGATCTCGTGCATTTCACGATCCTGCGCCCACCGGAAAAGCAGGACGGCACACCCATAAACGAACTCTCGCTGATCGCCTTCCCCACCCGCGAACTCTTCGTGGAAAAGATCGAGGATTTCGATCTCATCATCTTCGACCGCTACCAGCACCGCGACGTGCTGCCGATCCTCTATTACGACTATATCGCGGAATATGTGGAAAATGGCGGCGCGCTGCTGATTGCGGCAGGTCCTGAATTTTCGGGCGAGGAATCCGTTGCGCGCACACCGCTGATCGGAGCCTTGCCTGCCTTGCCGAGCGGCGAGGTCATCGAGGAAGGCTTCTTCCCGCGGCTCAGCGAAACGGGACAGCGCCACCCTGTCACGCGCGGGCTGGAAGGGTCCGCCAGCGAACCGCCGCGGTGGAGCCGGTGGTTCCGCATCATTGGCGTCGATGATGTGGACGGGCAATCCGTCATGGAAGGTCCGGACGAGCGCCCACTGCTTGTTCTCAACCGTCGCGGCGAAGGGCGCGTCGGCATGTTCCTCTCCGACCAGGGTTGGCTCTGGGCGCGAGGCTTCGAAGGCGGCGGCCCCCATGTCGCGCTCTACAGGCGCATAGCCCACTGGCTGATGAAGGAACCGGAACTTGAGGAAGAGCGCCTGACGGCTGACGGGCGCGGCATGGTTCTGGAGGTTCGTCGCCAGACAATGGAGGATGAAGCCCCCACTGCCGTCATCACCACACCCGGCGGCGAGACGCGTGAATTGAGCTTGAACGAAAGCGAACCGGGATTGTTCGAGGGGCAGATGGAGACCGATGAGATCGGCCTCTACGAGATACAGAATGGCGACTTGAGCGCGCTCGCTCATGTCGGTCCGGTCAATGCGCCCGAATTTGCCGATACGGTTTCAACCGAAGAGGTTCTTCGCCCCGTTGCTGAAGCCAGCGGTGGAAGCGTGCGTCGCATCGAAGGCGGGCTTTCGGGTCTCTCGCTGCCGAATATCGTGCCCGTGCGCAACTCTATCTCGAATGCGTCAGGTCGCGACTGGCTGGGCCTGAAGACGACAAATGACAGCGTGCTCAAATCCGTGCGTCGCGTACCACTGTTCGCCGGTTTCTTCGGCCTCGCCCTGCTTCTGATGGCGTTGGGCAGCACATGGTGGCGCGAGGGGCGGTAG
- a CDS encoding metallophosphoesterase family protein: MFKLAHFSDIHLGPLPDVTFRQLASKRVTGYINWRRNRRLNLDHGIIDRITDDMLAQDPDHVALTGDLVNLALDKEIEAAKLWLEGLSSPENVTVVPGNHDAYVPGALDKAVKAWGPYMAGDGKKPPKDRHTFPFVRERGTVALVGVSSARATAPFLASGYFTKKQAKATRRLLEEAGEKGLFRVVMIHHPPIRGATGAHKRLYGIRRFQKMIRKVGAELVLHGHTHLPTVHHIEGPDSTSVPVVGVAAAGQAHGGSKPPAHYNLFEIEGEAGNWSIRHSRRGAREGTLEPTLLSSEELYLQRP; encoded by the coding sequence ATGTTCAAGCTTGCTCATTTTTCCGACATTCATCTGGGCCCACTGCCCGACGTCACCTTCCGCCAACTCGCCTCCAAGCGGGTTACCGGCTATATCAACTGGCGACGCAACCGCCGGCTGAACCTTGATCACGGCATTATCGACCGCATCACCGATGACATGCTGGCGCAGGATCCCGACCATGTGGCCCTGACCGGTGATCTGGTGAACCTTGCGCTCGACAAGGAGATCGAGGCGGCGAAGCTGTGGCTGGAAGGTCTGTCATCGCCCGAAAACGTTACGGTCGTGCCCGGCAATCATGATGCCTATGTGCCCGGCGCCCTCGACAAGGCCGTGAAGGCCTGGGGCCCTTATATGGCAGGTGACGGCAAGAAGCCGCCGAAGGATCGGCACACGTTCCCCTTTGTGCGTGAACGCGGGACTGTTGCCCTTGTGGGCGTATCCTCCGCACGCGCAACCGCGCCTTTCCTTGCGAGCGGATATTTCACCAAGAAGCAGGCCAAGGCCACCCGGCGTCTTCTGGAGGAAGCTGGCGAGAAGGGGCTGTTCCGCGTGGTCATGATCCACCACCCGCCCATCCGCGGGGCAACAGGCGCTCACAAACGCCTATATGGCATCCGACGGTTCCAGAAGATGATCCGCAAGGTGGGCGCGGAACTCGTGCTGCACGGCCACACACATCTGCCGACCGTGCACCATATCGAAGGACCGGACAGCACAAGCGTGCCGGTTGTCGGCGTGGCTGCCGCAGGCCAAGCCCATGGCGGCTCCAAGCCCCCTGCTCACTACAATCTCTTCGAGATCGAAGGTGAAGCGGGTAACTGGAGCATCCGGCATAGCCGCCGCGGCGCACGCGAAGGCACGCTCGAGCCGACTTTGCTTTCCAGCGAAGAGCTTTACCTCCAGCGCCCTTAG
- a CDS encoding glutathione S-transferase family protein — protein MGLLVDGKWQDKWYDTSKTGGRFQRSKSQFRDFVTPDGAPAEGRERGFKAEAGRYHLYVSLACPWAHRTLIFRKLKKLEDVISVSVVHHFMGKNGWTFLEEDGATGDDLYGLDYLHQIYTKADPNYSGRVTVPVLWDKKTETIVSNESAEIIRMLNTAFDEFGDASLDFYPQELREEIDDINALVYDNINNGVYKAGFATTQEAYEEAFDALFDALDQVEDRLSRQRYLAGDKLTEADWRLFTTLVRFDAVYVGHFKCNLRRIADYPNLSNYLRELYQIEGVAETVNMHHIKAHYYGSHGTINPTGVIPKGPELHLDAPHDRDRLKRAA, from the coding sequence ATGGGCCTGCTCGTAGACGGCAAGTGGCAAGACAAGTGGTATGATACCTCCAAGACCGGGGGGCGCTTCCAGCGGTCCAAGTCGCAATTCCGCGATTTCGTGACACCGGACGGCGCACCGGCAGAAGGGCGCGAGCGTGGTTTCAAGGCAGAAGCCGGTCGCTATCACCTTTACGTCTCGCTGGCCTGCCCCTGGGCGCACCGCACGCTGATCTTCCGCAAGCTGAAGAAGCTGGAAGACGTGATCTCGGTCTCGGTTGTCCATCACTTCATGGGCAAAAACGGCTGGACGTTCCTTGAAGAAGATGGTGCGACAGGTGATGACCTCTACGGTCTCGACTATCTACACCAGATCTACACGAAGGCGGACCCGAACTATTCGGGCCGCGTGACGGTACCGGTGCTCTGGGACAAGAAGACCGAGACGATCGTCTCCAACGAGTCTGCTGAAATCATCCGCATGCTCAACACCGCCTTTGATGAATTCGGCGACGCGTCGCTCGACTTCTACCCGCAAGAGCTGCGCGAAGAGATCGACGACATAAATGCGCTCGTCTATGACAACATCAACAACGGCGTCTACAAGGCCGGCTTCGCGACCACCCAGGAAGCCTATGAGGAAGCGTTCGACGCGCTCTTCGACGCGCTGGACCAGGTGGAAGACCGTCTGTCACGCCAGCGCTATCTCGCAGGTGACAAGCTGACCGAAGCCGACTGGCGGCTGTTCACGACACTGGTGCGTTTTGATGCAGTCTATGTCGGGCACTTCAAATGCAATCTGCGGCGGATCGCCGACTATCCGAACCTGTCGAACTATCTGCGCGAGCTGTACCAGATCGAAGGCGTGGCAGAGACTGTGAACATGCACCATATCAAGGCGCATTATTACGGCAGCCACGGCACGATCAATCCGACCGGCGTCATCCCCAAGGGGCCTGAACTGCATCTGGATGCCCCGCATGATCGCGACCGGCTGAAACGGGCGGCCTGA
- a CDS encoding NUDIX domain-containing protein: MQKLKIRLFHLWFLLARPMTLGVRGIVHDRGRNAVLLVRHTYVSGWHLPGGGVEVGEPMEEALTRELAEEGRVTLTGKPNLCSVHLNRQASRRDHVAVYLIENFTVDGTHPGDSEIAEARFFGLDDLPDALSEATRRRLAEAFSGAEISPYW; this comes from the coding sequence ATGCAGAAGCTCAAGATCCGCCTGTTTCACCTCTGGTTCCTGCTTGCGCGCCCCATGACGCTGGGCGTGCGCGGGATCGTTCATGACCGCGGGAGAAACGCGGTGCTCCTGGTGCGCCATACTTATGTCTCGGGCTGGCATCTGCCCGGTGGCGGGGTCGAGGTTGGTGAGCCCATGGAAGAGGCATTGACGCGGGAGCTTGCGGAGGAGGGACGTGTGACGCTCACCGGCAAGCCAAACCTGTGCTCGGTCCATCTCAACAGGCAGGCAAGCAGGCGCGACCATGTCGCAGTCTATCTGATCGAGAATTTCACGGTTGACGGAACGCACCCCGGCGACAGCGAAATCGCCGAGGCGCGTTTCTTTGGGCTCGATGATCTTCCGGATGCGTTAAGCGAGGCAACAAGGCGCCGTCTCGCGGAAGCTTTCAGCGGCGCGGAGATTTCGCCCTACTGGTAG
- a CDS encoding AAA family ATPase: protein MSIIAREDAAAEQDPKRMVAEAEKALEDIARARDGVGRIIFGQEAVVERTLVALLAGGHALLVGVPGLAKTKLVETLGVVLGLDSRRIQFTPDLMPSDILGSEVMEQDDNGKRGFRFLPGPIFSQLLMADEINRASPRTQSALLQSMQEYHVTVAGHRHDLPKPFHVLATQNPLEQEGTYPLPEAQLDRFLMQVDILYPELEAERRILLETTGTEDAKAENVLTPERLMEIQALVRRMPVPESVVEAILALVRSARPGLGHPETDRHVAWGPGPRASQALTLCARARALYDGRLAPSVDDVRALAEPVLQHRMALTFAARAEGMSVRDVIARLAQAI from the coding sequence ATGAGCATAATCGCCCGCGAGGATGCAGCAGCCGAACAGGACCCGAAGCGGATGGTCGCCGAGGCCGAAAAGGCGCTGGAAGACATCGCCCGCGCCCGCGACGGTGTGGGCCGCATCATTTTCGGCCAGGAAGCGGTGGTCGAGCGCACGCTGGTGGCCCTGCTCGCAGGCGGTCATGCGCTGCTGGTCGGCGTGCCGGGCCTTGCCAAGACGAAGCTGGTCGAGACGCTGGGCGTGGTGCTGGGCCTGGATTCCCGCCGCATCCAGTTCACCCCCGACCTGATGCCGTCCGACATTCTGGGCTCGGAAGTGATGGAGCAGGATGACAATGGCAAGCGTGGTTTCCGCTTCCTGCCCGGCCCCATCTTCAGCCAGCTTCTTATGGCCGACGAGATTAACCGCGCAAGCCCGCGCACCCAGTCGGCGCTGTTGCAGTCCATGCAGGAATATCACGTAACGGTCGCGGGCCACCGCCATGACCTGCCAAAGCCTTTCCACGTGCTTGCCACCCAGAACCCGCTGGAGCAGGAGGGCACCTATCCCCTGCCCGAAGCACAGTTGGACCGCTTTCTGATGCAGGTGGACATTCTCTATCCCGAGCTCGAAGCCGAACGCCGCATTCTTCTGGAGACGACCGGCACCGAAGATGCGAAGGCTGAGAACGTGCTCACGCCCGAACGCCTGATGGAGATACAGGCCCTCGTGCGCCGCATGCCGGTGCCGGAAAGCGTGGTCGAGGCCATTCTCGCCCTTGTACGTTCCGCGCGCCCCGGTCTGGGCCACCCGGAAACGGACCGTCATGTTGCATGGGGACCCGGCCCGCGCGCGAGCCAGGCGCTGACGCTGTGTGCCCGCGCACGCGCGCTCTATGACGGACGCCTAGCCCCTTCCGTTGACGATGTGCGCGCACTGGCCGAGCCGGTCCTGCAGCACCGCATGGCACTGACATTCGCCGCTCGCGCCGAAGGCATGAGCGTGCGTGACGTGATCGCCCGGCTTGCCCAGGCGATCTGA
- a CDS encoding DUF1285 domain-containing protein, whose product MHRQSDDNKSSSDSLRAAGDAGALEAMISRAARAGKGAAPVEKWNPEFCGDLDMRIAADGNWFYMGTPIGRPALVQLFSSVLRKDEDGRTYLVTPVEKVGIIVEDAHFIAVEMTVTGQGDTQILTFRTNVGDVVEAGEDHPLRFEDEPATGGVKPYLLVRGRLEALLSRALLYQLVDLGETIEMDGVAMFAVRSKGSVFPIMPVEKLEALAAADGE is encoded by the coding sequence ATGCACAGGCAAAGCGACGACAACAAGAGCAGCAGTGACAGCCTTCGCGCCGCGGGTGACGCGGGTGCGTTGGAAGCCATGATCTCGCGGGCAGCGCGTGCTGGCAAGGGTGCTGCACCGGTTGAGAAGTGGAACCCGGAGTTTTGCGGCGATCTGGACATGCGCATCGCGGCTGACGGCAACTGGTTTTATATGGGCACACCCATCGGGCGGCCCGCGCTTGTTCAGCTTTTCTCCTCAGTTCTGCGCAAGGATGAGGATGGCAGGACATATCTCGTCACCCCGGTGGAAAAAGTCGGCATCATCGTCGAAGACGCGCATTTCATTGCCGTGGAGATGACGGTTACCGGCCAGGGCGACACGCAGATACTCACCTTCCGCACCAATGTTGGCGACGTGGTCGAGGCGGGAGAAGACCATCCACTGCGTTTCGAGGATGAGCCGGCCACCGGCGGGGTGAAGCCCTATCTTCTGGTACGTGGACGGCTTGAGGCGCTTCTGTCGCGCGCGCTTCTCTATCAGCTTGTTGATCTGGGCGAGACGATCGAGATGGACGGCGTGGCCATGTTTGCCGTGCGTTCGAAGGGTTCGGTCTTTCCAATCATGCCGGTCGAGAAACTGGAGGCGCTGGCCGCAGCGGATGGCGAATGA
- a CDS encoding DUF3955 domain-containing protein, producing the protein MRRGSGSNSVLHQNWLEAHFAMKILIFNAIFFLVLGIVFLIAVMLIGSEIDSDNVLREPILLMELTVLSFIAAVFWAFLAVATRLVRYVRGSHH; encoded by the coding sequence ATGCGTCGCGGGAGCGGTTCCAATTCTGTTCTGCATCAAAATTGGTTAGAAGCGCACTTTGCCATGAAAATTCTTATCTTCAACGCCATCTTCTTTCTTGTGCTCGGCATTGTGTTTCTCATCGCGGTTATGCTGATAGGCAGCGAAATTGACAGTGACAATGTTCTGCGCGAGCCCATTCTGCTGATGGAGTTGACCGTTCTCTCCTTCATTGCTGCGGTCTTTTGGGCGTTCCTGGCGGTCGCGACCCGGCTCGTCAGATATGTGCGCGGCTCGCACCACTAA
- a CDS encoding GNAT family N-acetyltransferase, with protein MSHLDIAYLPEAPAHDAEIELINEEAFGPGRFAKAAYKIREGGGHDRALSHVAVVDGQVIASVRLTPIAAGEGEALLLGPLAVRPAFKNMGIGRKLVAIALETAREAGAGVVLLVGDQPYYGPLGFEIVPQGQIRMPRPVDARRLLAAELVKGALARLQGDVLHASLVRKRDGAMLQQKRAARG; from the coding sequence ATGTCACATCTCGACATCGCATATCTGCCTGAAGCGCCGGCGCATGACGCAGAGATCGAACTCATCAATGAAGAAGCTTTCGGTCCGGGCCGTTTTGCCAAGGCCGCCTACAAGATCCGCGAAGGTGGCGGACATGATCGCGCGCTTTCCCATGTCGCAGTCGTCGACGGTCAGGTGATCGCCTCGGTCCGCCTGACACCGATCGCGGCAGGCGAGGGGGAGGCGCTGTTGCTCGGGCCACTTGCCGTGAGACCGGCCTTCAAGAATATGGGCATCGGGCGCAAGCTTGTGGCAATCGCTTTGGAGACCGCGCGCGAAGCGGGTGCGGGTGTGGTGCTTCTGGTCGGCGACCAGCCCTATTACGGCCCCCTTGGCTTCGAGATCGTGCCGCAGGGTCAGATCCGCATGCCGCGCCCAGTCGATGCGCGCCGGCTTCTGGCGGCGGAACTGGTGAAGGGCGCGCTTGCGCGGCTGCAGGGTGATGTCCTTCACGCAAGTCTGGTTCGCAAGCGTGACGGCGCCATGCTTCAGCAGAAGAGAGCAGCGCGCGGATAG
- a CDS encoding DUF4159 domain-containing protein — translation MNILGLTFSTPMVLWGLIALPAIWWLLRLTPPRPQSETFPPLRILATVLKREETPHKSPWWLTLLRLALAALLILALAGPVFNPREKIAVSGNALAIVLDNGWASAADWERRVSTAERLISDAADNDLPVYLLLTAELPSQDIGPFNAATARERLNAAEARPVPVDRLSGFARLAEALNDAPGASLAMLADGLATGDDESAFDELLAAPVADLLWIEPQRMNAVAMHAANNQPDSFRVELVRSSDDSAPRQVTAYASDEKGRRIAETAITFGPGEETASGEMRLPFELRNDFATLAIEGENHAGALRVLDENARRRRIGLLSQNEGDRAQPLLSPLYYIRRALAPYADLLEPSAPELTKAIPELIEQKPAAIIMADVGTLPDSARDALVEWVNAGGTLVRFAGPRLAAAENDETLLPVALRVGERSLGGALSWSEPQPVSEYPASGPFSDLTPPRDVVVRRQVLAQPSPDIVERTWANLADGTPLVTGAERGDGRVVLFHVTPEATWSNLPISGSFVEMLRRIVQFSRNQGAATREGEDSGQRLAPYRMISAGGSLVPPGPQAEPLPASGSPTVNLQHPPGLYGGEEGVLAHNLLEADDALVPLARPESPVPVTAMDYAEDSSVELKGPLLLAAIILLALDTLAVLWMGGRLKSRRLAPRNTGAAISLLAVVTLAAGLVAADHSLAQDAAPDDAAAIEAVSKTRIAYVKTGVAATDAVSRAGIAGLNRFLLDKTALEPGEPAAVDIAEDELSFYPLIYWPIEADAPMPSEEAIARIDAYMQEGGTVLFDTRDQYSNDFSGQGSVSPPTQRLRDILSSLNVPPLEPVPEDHVLSKSFYILNEFPGRYRGSPLWVEAAAGASERSDRPVRTGDGVSPIMITGNDLAGAWAIDETGAALLPTVPSDPMQRTYALRTGVNIMMYMLTGNYKADQVHVPVLLERLGQ, via the coding sequence ATGAACATCCTTGGCCTCACATTTTCGACGCCGATGGTCCTGTGGGGCCTGATCGCGCTGCCGGCCATATGGTGGCTGTTGCGCCTCACCCCGCCGCGACCGCAGAGCGAGACTTTTCCGCCACTGCGCATCCTGGCAACTGTATTGAAGCGGGAAGAGACGCCGCACAAGAGCCCGTGGTGGCTCACATTGCTGCGCCTGGCGCTGGCGGCATTGCTGATCCTTGCGCTGGCCGGCCCAGTCTTCAATCCGCGCGAAAAGATCGCCGTGTCGGGAAACGCGCTGGCCATCGTGCTCGACAATGGCTGGGCCTCCGCTGCCGATTGGGAGCGCCGCGTCTCCACGGCCGAACGGCTGATTTCCGATGCGGCAGACAATGATTTGCCTGTCTATCTGCTGCTGACCGCCGAACTGCCCTCCCAGGATATCGGACCGTTCAATGCGGCAACTGCGCGCGAGCGTCTGAATGCCGCCGAAGCACGTCCTGTACCCGTTGACCGCCTGTCCGGCTTTGCCCGTCTGGCAGAAGCCTTGAATGACGCTCCCGGTGCATCGCTGGCCATGCTCGCCGACGGTCTGGCCACGGGGGATGACGAGAGCGCGTTTGATGAACTGCTTGCTGCACCTGTCGCTGATCTCCTTTGGATCGAACCGCAACGCATGAATGCGGTGGCGATGCATGCAGCCAACAACCAGCCAGACAGCTTCCGGGTGGAACTGGTGCGCTCTTCCGATGACAGCGCGCCGAGGCAGGTCACCGCCTATGCAAGCGACGAGAAAGGCCGGCGCATCGCGGAGACCGCGATCACCTTCGGTCCCGGCGAAGAAACGGCATCCGGTGAGATGCGCCTGCCCTTCGAATTGCGCAACGATTTTGCAACACTCGCGATCGAGGGCGAAAACCACGCCGGCGCGCTGCGCGTGCTCGATGAAAACGCAAGGCGCCGCAGGATCGGGCTTCTCTCGCAGAACGAAGGCGATCGCGCACAACCGCTCCTTTCACCGCTCTATTACATCCGTCGCGCGCTGGCACCCTATGCCGATCTGCTCGAGCCATCCGCGCCGGAGCTGACCAAGGCCATCCCCGAGCTTATCGAGCAGAAGCCTGCAGCCATCATCATGGCCGATGTCGGCACCCTGCCCGACAGTGCGCGTGACGCACTGGTGGAATGGGTGAATGCCGGTGGAACGCTGGTGCGCTTTGCCGGTCCGCGGCTGGCTGCAGCGGAAAATGACGAGACGCTGCTGCCGGTTGCGCTTCGCGTCGGCGAGCGCTCGCTTGGCGGTGCACTCTCCTGGTCCGAACCCCAGCCGGTTTCCGAATATCCCGCATCCGGCCCCTTCTCCGACCTCACCCCGCCGCGCGATGTCGTGGTGCGCAGGCAGGTTCTGGCCCAGCCCTCCCCCGATATCGTCGAGCGCACATGGGCCAATCTCGCCGACGGCACCCCGCTCGTCACGGGTGCCGAACGTGGCGATGGACGCGTCGTGCTCTTCCATGTCACGCCTGAAGCAACCTGGTCGAACCTGCCGATCTCGGGAAGCTTCGTGGAGATGTTGCGCCGTATCGTGCAATTTTCCCGCAATCAGGGAGCCGCTACCCGTGAGGGGGAAGACAGCGGCCAGAGGCTTGCACCTTACCGCATGATTTCTGCCGGCGGCTCACTCGTCCCGCCCGGCCCCCAAGCAGAACCACTGCCAGCCTCCGGAAGTCCAACGGTCAATCTGCAGCACCCGCCCGGGCTCTATGGCGGCGAGGAAGGCGTCTTGGCCCACAATCTGCTAGAAGCCGATGACGCACTCGTGCCGCTCGCTCGACCCGAAAGCCCCGTTCCTGTCACGGCCATGGACTATGCCGAGGACAGCTCCGTCGAGCTGAAAGGCCCGTTGCTGCTGGCCGCGATCATCCTGCTGGCGCTGGACACCCTGGCTGTTCTCTGGATGGGGGGACGGCTCAAATCCCGCCGCCTTGCCCCACGCAACACCGGCGCCGCAATCTCGCTTCTGGCGGTCGTGACGCTGGCCGCGGGGCTTGTGGCTGCAGACCATTCCCTTGCCCAGGATGCAGCACCTGATGACGCGGCTGCGATAGAGGCCGTCTCCAAGACACGCATCGCCTATGTGAAGACGGGTGTCGCAGCCACGGATGCTGTCAGTCGCGCGGGCATCGCTGGTCTGAACCGGTTTCTGTTGGACAAGACCGCTCTGGAGCCGGGTGAACCGGCAGCGGTTGATATTGCCGAAGACGAACTGTCCTTCTACCCCCTGATCTATTGGCCCATCGAGGCCGATGCCCCCATGCCTTCCGAAGAAGCCATCGCCCGCATCGATGCGTATATGCAGGAAGGCGGGACGGTGCTGTTCGATACGCGCGACCAGTATTCGAACGATTTCAGCGGCCAGGGCTCGGTAAGCCCTCCGACCCAGCGCCTGCGCGACATCCTCTCCTCGCTCAATGTCCCGCCGCTTGAGCCGGTGCCCGAGGACCACGTGCTGTCGAAGTCCTTCTACATCCTGAACGAGTTTCCCGGCCGCTACCGCGGAAGCCCGCTTTGGGTTGAGGCTGCAGCCGGCGCGAGCGAACGCAGCGACCGCCCCGTGCGGACCGGAGACGGGGTTTCCCCCATCATGATCACCGGCAACGACCTCGCTGGCGCATGGGCGATAGACGAAACTGGAGCCGCACTCCTGCCTACCGTGCCTTCCGACCCGATGCAGCGCACCTATGCGCTCAGGACCGGCGTCAACATCATGATGTATATGCTCACCGGCAACTACAAGGCCGATCAGGTTCACGTGCCGGTTCTGCTTGAACGGCTCGGGCAATAG